The DNA sequence tttgctGATTCCCTGAAAATCATAAAATGAAAGATTTTCCTGCAAAGAGATACGTCAGTTTGATGAACTGTTAACACCTCTGCAACCTATTCAGAACACCTAgcaacttctttttctgaatcATGAATAGTCATTATATAATGGAATTGCATCACAAGTTAACTGGTCCCTGTATACTTGGACCATCAATCAATAAGAACCAGTTTATGGTAGCAAACAACAAGGAGTGGGTCATGTATATTAATTCTGGCATCATTTTTGTATCAGAATAACAAAATGGTTAAGATATATGATTTAGGGAGACGGAAAGATTCTAGCTGCCCAAGAGCCTTGTGAAATGGAATCTTgttgactccccccccccccccccccccctaatattctttaattgtatatcatagCATAACACACTGTGTACATGGCGTGCACAGTAAACAATCCAGAACTCAAAACTTTTCGAATGGCCAAATCAAAACGGAATTATCCAATAACTTCACTTCCAATCTGGACATCTGGTTTGGGTAGTATTGTCGGaatgtattttgttgttgttgtgaaCTCTGGACAGGTAGCCTCTGTTGGTAGGCTTTGGCAAAACTCAGTAGTTTGCAGTGAAGTCAAACTTCTGTGGGCTAAATTAATACAACGTGCATCTGCATATCCTTCTTTTGAAGTGATCGTTGTTCTGAGAAACTGGTAAAATCCATAGATATTGCAGTCACAAACAAGAATATTATTTCCTGCGAAAATGAACCTAAGTTTTGTAAATCCCTTAAAGACACATTCATTGATTGTGTGTATCTGGTTAGAAGAAATATCTATGGTTATAAGGGAATCTTTGAGTCCATATAGTGATTCTTGTCTTAGTGCTGAGATAGAGTTACTCATTATTCTGAGGTCACCCAAATGATTATGACCATAGAAAATTAAAGGTGGGATGTTGGACAGTTTTGTGCTAGAAATGTCTAAGATATTCAGATTCTTCATGGCACCGATAGCTTCCCATGCATAGTGTTCTATTAAATAGTTATCCTGTAAATATAGGGTCTTAATAGCAAGTTCAGAGCCTTGAATTGCATCTAGGCTGAAATTCAGTGGATTGCTGGAACTGACATCAAACTGGGTTCGTAAATCCAGTGTGTCTAGAAGTGACATGTGGGCAAATGCACCTTTCTGAATTGTGTTTATCCAGTTTTCAGACAAGTCCAATGAGTGCATTTTTCCAAGACCTTCAAAATCATTACTTTTTATCACTCTGAATTTATTTCTAGACAACGTTAGACTGGTCAGATTGGGCATGTTCTTGAAAAAACCCGGTGGAATTGTTTTAAAGTCTGCCAATATTTCTCCTAAGTCAAGCTGTTCCAGTCGGTGCCAAGAATGGTTTCCTAATGGCGCAATGTTGAACTCACTCAGTCTGTTGAATTGAAGACTGAGAAACTTTAGTTTTTCTGCGATTCCTTTAAAACACTCATAATCTAGAGTGCCTATATCATTTCCCCTTAGGTCTAATTCAATGAGATTATTTAGAGAGTGGAAGGATCCGTATGTGAGGCTTCTCATTCCATTATGAACCCATGAAAGATGTTCCAAAGTTCTTAGTCGATTAATGGCAGGCTTAGGAAAAGTATGCACAgcattattttcaaattcaaatcgTTTTAAGTGCAGTAGCTGATTCTTGAAAGAATTAGATGACACAAATGTTGTTGCTGTGTTTCGCAACCGCAAGGTGAGCAAGTTAGGAAAATAGTTGAACTTTGTAGTTTCATCGATTATAGGCAAAGAAAAAAACTGTAGTTGAAGTTCTTGCaaatttgtcaaatttttcATAGGTTCAAATGGTGGAGGTATTGCTGTGTCACCCTGCAGTCTGATGATTTTCAAATGTTGTTGCAATCCAGAAAAGGCCTGTGGTTGAATATCACGTAATTTGAGGTTTTCATTAGCCATGTCAATTTCTTCTACAAGAATTCCGTCAAATGCATTGTTTTGAAGTACTTGTATGGTATTACTTGGATCATCCAGATCAAGTTTCAGGAAAACTTCTATAGATGGATTAAAATTTGGCATTGTATTGAGATTTCTACATCTTATAATTCTTTTGTTTGAGGTCGATGCATTTTCACAAGTGCAGCTTTCCACAGTACTGGGACATGACTGAGACACGATGTATCCAACTTGTAGCAAAAGAATTGTGACCGACAAGGAAGTATTCATCCTGCAAATATTGAAGAATATATgcaatatattcaatattttttattgaaagcttattacataaaataaatgAGTATTGGAAAGAGGGAACtattctttaaaattttattagCACTTTTTAAGTTTGATCCATCATAAAAACAAAGGTTTTCTTAAAGTTTCTGTTGTAAAGAATCCATGAAAGTAATGCTCTATCCTAAGTCCTAATCAATACTCCTTATCAAGTATGACACATAAATTGACTTGTATTGACTGACATGTTATGCGTACACATATCTATTCTTGTGTAACTGATGCATACCTGTGTAGGTGACCAGGGTATATGTATACCTGTCCTGACCTCACTTCTTGAAACATTCCATCCATAATCAATTGTGTTTAGTAAGGTATTTTAAGTTATTATGTAATTGGCtttctttgttaatttttatttacttcTTGAATGAAGTCACTTTAAAATCAATGTTACAGCAAATCCTGTCACCAGTTTTCCACCTACGCAGTGACAACACATTCAATAGGTGAGGACTTAACACTGAGCCTTAACATAACACATCTGTTTTATGCATGATATCCAATTTTTCTTTCCCAAAAAACTTCTTTCTTAGTCGGCTACTGGGTTATAAAAGGATCTATGTGACTTTAATGTATGACAACCATAATCTGTGGTGATTTGTTGTCAAATTTTGCACTGCTAAAGTAGCTGAAAAATGTACCATCCCTCCCTCTGAATCACAATGTCTGACAAATAAATGACATTGAAATGATGTGCATGTTCACTCTGCCTTTTTTAGGTCATAGTTGTGTCCTTTTTGTTGTCTCTGAGATTGTGTCTTGTTTTGGTCTAATGAGTTTCAGAATTTTcctgatatttatttatatttatctgATTATGTTTGTTTACTGAATGACTGTACCCCTGATCACCCAAACTGTTCCTCCTACCaactttacatgtatgaaagatCATTAGTTGACATATGGGGATTTTGTTATTATAATCTTGTTAGTGTCATTtctcttttaaaaatgtatgtaATATATGAGAAATTAAACATTGTTTATAAAGCAGATTTGTGCCAACACCATTGTCTAGAATGCCCTTGACTAATTGATATTTTAGCCTAATTGTTATTTACGCACACATGTATTACCTTGGCCTGAAGCTTACCTGTGTTGGACTGTCATGATGTTTTGTCTATAAATTCCAAGTTCACACTATTAACACGGTGtaacatgaaaggtgaggataacgaaaagtgatcagtCTCATTAATCcactaagcaatacaaaatagagagttgggcaaacacggacccctggacacaccagaggcggcaccaggcgcctaggaggagtaagcatcccctgtcgaccggtcacacccgccatgagccctacatctcgatcaggtaaaaggagttatctgttgttaaaatcagtgtgccaagaacggtctaacaatcggtatgaaacacgtcagacagcatttgacccaatgataggttatattgacaaactagatcgttataacgaccatataatttgcaaaatgcttactttaaatgaaactgttgaaacccctgcaccatcaacttgtttgtcagtagcctgctccgatttaaaaactgaccatacgcagaacaagctcttgcgtatcgaatcagttgaaagttataaacaccaaatgcaggtgataatggaatattgctacataaatattggaaattaacgatggagaagctgaaatcatcccagttgtcatcaagttgagttgttaatttgccgttattatctactttcaattaaatatcttagtatgaaacagaagtggacgacgctgtggtgtcttttatttcgagttcacaggcaTACCCAAGTTTGCAAATCACTTATCCATCTTTTGTTCTTAGCTTGTGAATCATTTTTACACcggcgaaaaaaaaaaaaaggattggAGAAATTGTTgtaaattagaatttaaaaaagaaaacacaactGTCTTGAGAAACTGAAATAAATCCGACTCACTCAGGTACATAGCTGCCTACGTAATAAACATGGTGGTCTGGGTCATACCTGAATGGTCACGATCAATATACATGCacaatatcatttaaatatgAGAACTTACCTGGGCCTAGAAAGTTAACAAAAGTCTGGGGaccgtttcataaaaaggtgtatATTTAGGGCGTAACTTATGCCGAGTAACTTTACACCAAAATTCAGACCGGCCTAAATCGCATTTCACAAAGGAGCGTAATACTGGGCGTAAACCCAAGATAGTACACCTGCCTAAGACCAGACTATGAGCATGAGCAATTCCTGTATGTTTTTAGTTTCGAGATTATCTTAAAACAATGAGGTGGATCAAAATGCAATTTTGCtgagaaattaatgaaatatactTACAATTGTAATGTAATTGATAAATAAGccaatattttatgattttttaaaacaccaAATACATATTATTAGAGGTATGTTATATGCGTAACATCACAGGAAccagtaattttgtctgtaataatgataTTAGGAATCTATACTACACCACCCTctattcaatgaaaaaaaatcagctTAATTTTAATAGGGGGTGTTATAGTATATACCCCTAAtatcattattacagacaaaattaccagttCTTGTGGCAACATATAAGTTGAAATTAAGGAAacgcattttttttaaacatcaactttgaattattttttaaacagaaatctaaattctatttttttttaaattacatcaGCAAATGACTATCCACATTAAAGAAGAGGTAAGGAAATTATTGAATTGTGTCGTTTATTCTTCTGATGAATAATGCATATTTCAATAAACTATAATACAGCCCCAGTGCGTTTCTATTGCGATTTGA is a window from the Ostrea edulis chromosome 5, xbOstEdul1.1, whole genome shotgun sequence genome containing:
- the LOC125652031 gene encoding chaoptin-like; the encoded protein is MNTSLSVTILLLQVGYIVSQSCPSTVESCTCENASTSNKRIIRCRNLNTMPNFNPSIEVFLKLDLDDPSNTIQVLQNNAFDGILVEEIDMANENLKLRDIQPQAFSGLQQHLKIIRLQGDTAIPPPFEPMKNLTNLQELQLQFFSLPIIDETTKFNYFPNLLTLRLRNTATTFVSSNSFKNQLLHLKRFEFENNAVHTFPKPAINRLRTLEHLSWVHNGMRSLTYGSFHSLNNLIELDLRGNDIGTLDYECFKGIAEKLKFLSLQFNRLSEFNIAPLGNHSWHRLEQLDLGEILADFKTIPPGFFKNMPNLTSLTLSRNKFRVIKSNDFEGLGKMHSLDLSENWINTIQKGAFAHMSLLDTLDLRTQFDVSSSNPLNFSLDAIQGSELAIKTLYLQDNYLIEHYAWEAIGAMKNLNILDISSTKLSNIPPLIFYGHNHLGDLRIMSNSISALRQESLYGLKDSLITIDISSNQIHTINECVFKGFTKLRFIFAGNNILVCDCNIYGFYQFLRTTITSKEGYADARCINLAHRSLTSLQTTEFCQSLPTEATCPEFTTTTKYIPTILPKPDVQIGSEVIG